In Anguilla rostrata isolate EN2019 chromosome 1, ASM1855537v3, whole genome shotgun sequence, a genomic segment contains:
- the si:ch73-95l15.5 gene encoding interaptin, translating into MTTRGKDKGCRICGGALHGNQRRWLFGGQKKGGQPQTANDSHSKGSLASSSWSSPLGSTLSLGSSRSLSKSPSLSSLTRGGDLLAILTHILGHTVPRGDRRGEFLCGKCVSVLENIFKFDTVIARVKVLSLERLQKLNQERNKVRTWVCSVYRQHNPQDQKMGGGSSEEEDGEGGGRETGVGDGYKELLRKNMALSEFECWSEKWDSCPYFRRTGKRCKKGKNCEGCDSLRVSDSDYESVCGVPRRLPCRSFSPLPLSRDKSQSMPLQWSRVSSVSSSTLSRGSSCLSLPGPSHADSVQSLDSLDGNDPFDWSEEPSVNLEKMLRELKHIMARPVSSPVGSRIPVLDRMKRGLAEGAADPSQMTVARVLSFGEGDDLGEEVDGETKDALTELRDEFIPLHRERNSSQMHIAIRQLKAQLDQALAHIKTLESQLKSASTPTRSEGGQSNEWTVPPHMDSEKMLLQTMGDTLHCREKVIQDCMACITELCIGAGVSADVSNRLIDELANTLKTIQRDSERALESRLLELKEREQGMEREMEALRQAASERERDLNMLNTVLLCNQDIINELRVELGERDKVQREEQQETEVRRKRDQAMAALLTEKETLTSCLKEALESSRRDVQALSDSVIGQGVSGGGAEGALACQLKEKETLLAGWLTDREEESATLWQEVTRLTEVLNDSETLMQTQRASHSETVSTLSEQLRDAQEALRQRARESKETERKRQKEREEREGELRKLRQSLEKRDELIQQVLLDSEQRDQQLMELQQRILTKTAPQTALKHTL; encoded by the exons ATGACGACAAGGGGCAAGGACAAGGGGTGTCGTATATGTGGAGGGGCTCTACATGGTAACCAAAGGCGATGGCTGTTTGGAGGTCAGAAGAAGGGTGGTCAGCCACAAACTGCAAATGATTCCCACTCGAAAGGAAGTCTGGCGAGTTCTTCCTGGAGCAGCCCATTGG GAAGCACTCTTTCACTGGGCtcatctcgctctctctcaaagTCTCCCTCCCTGTCATCCCTCACTAGAGGAGGTGACTTGCTTGCTATTCTAACACACATATTAGGGCATACTGTACCAAGGGGAGATAGGCGGGGGGAGTTTTTGTGTGGGAAATGTGTGTCGGTTTTAGAgaacatatttaaatttgacACTGTCATTGCTCGAGTCAAAGTCTTATCACTGGAGAGGCTGCAGAAGCTGAATCAGGAGAGGAACAAGGTCAGAACGTGGGTGTGCAGTGTATACAGGCAGCACAACCCCCAGGATCAGAAAATGGGAGGGGGCTCcagcgaggaagaggatggaGAAGGAGGTGGTAGAGAGACAGGTGTAGGGGATGGATATAAGGAGTTGCTGAGGAAAAATATGGCTCTGTCTGAATTTGAATGCTGGTCAGAAAAATGGGACTCCTGTCCCTATTTCAGGAGAACGGGTAAGAGATGCAAGAAGGGCAAAAACTGTGAAGGGTGTGACTCTCTGAGGGTGTCTGATTCGGACTATGAGTCAGTATGCGGAGTTCCCCGTCGCCTACCCTGTCGTTCTTTCTCCCCATTGCCCCTCTCTCGGGATAAATCCCAAAGCATGCCACTGCAGTGGTCAAGAGTATCATCTGTCAGCTCCAGTACACTCTCTCGGGGTAGCTCTTGCTTGTCCTTACCTGGGCCTTCTCATGCGGACTCTGTCCAATCCCTGGACTCGCTGGATGGTAATGACCCCTTCGATTGGTCAGAGGAGCCCTCTGTTAACTTGGAAAAAATGCTGAGAGAGTTAAAACATATAATGGCCAGGCCAGTCAGCTCTCCAGTAGGGAGCCGGATTCCAGTTTTGGACAGAATGAAGAGAGGTCTTGCGGAAGGTGCAGCAGATCCATCGCAGATGACAGTAGCCAGGGTGCTGAGTTTTGGAGAGGGGGATGATCTGGGAGAAGAAGTGGATGGAGAGACCAAAGATGCTTTGACTGAATTGAGAGATGAATTTATCCCTTTACACAGAGAG AGAAATTCAAGTCAGATGCACATTGCTATCAGGCAGCTTAAAGCACAATTGGATCAAGCTCTTGCACACATCAAGACCCTGGAGTCACAACTCAAGAGTGCAAGCACACCTACACGGAGTGAAGGCGGTCAGTCAAATGAATGGACCGTG cCCCCACACATGGACAGTGAGAAGATGCTGCTTCAGACCATGGGtgacacactgcactgcagggaGAAGGTCATACAA GACTGTATGGCTTGCATCACTGAGCTGTGCATTGGGGCTGGAGTCAGTGCAGACGTCAGCAACAGGCTGATAGACGAACTGGCGAACACACTTAAAACCATTCAGAGAGACTCTGAG CGAGCCCTGGAGTCCAGGTTGTTGGagctgaaagagagggagcaggggatggagagagagatggaggctCTGAGACAGGctgcaagtgagagagagagagatctgaaCATGCTAAACACGGTGTTGCTGTGTAACCAGGACATCATCAAT gagCTGCGGGTGGAACTGGGAGAACGGGACAAAgtgcagagggaggagcagcaaGAGACGGAGGTGCGGAGAAAGCGAGACCAGGCCATGGCAGCCCTTCTGACGGAGAAAGAAACGCTCACTAGCTGCCTGAAGGAAGCGCTAGAGAGCTCTCGGAGAGATGTTCAG GCTCTTTCAGACTCTGTGATTGGCCAAGGGGTgtcggggggtggggctgagggtgCTCTGGCCTGTCAGCTCAAAGAGAAGGAGACATTGCTTGCAGGctggctgacagacagagaggaggagagtgcTACTCTGTGGCAGGAGGTTACACGACTCACTGAAGTCCTGAACGACAGTGAGACActgatgcag ACGCAGAGAGCCAGTCACAGTGAGACCGTGTCCACACTATCCGAGCAGCTGAGAGATGCACAGGAGGCCCTGCGgcaaagagcgagagagagcaaggagactgagaggaagcgacagaaagagagagaggagagagaaggggagctGAGGAAACTAAGGCAGAGTCTGGAGAAGAGGGATGAGCTAATACAG CAAGTTCTCTTGGACTCTGAGCAGCGGGACCAACAGCTTATGGAACTGCAACAGAGAATCCTGACCAAAACAGCACCTCAGACTGCCCTTAAACACACGCTATGA
- the tektl1 gene encoding tektin-like protein 1, whose product MEPVSIASLTIGPQSWREKTKHSISLAEKLIRQSDARKSSSASPCRPRSCTLGLLSHVNTPVPLELNETEKNSRKDSDNVNNTQSSYKVRPMSTGTTRFNLASGPLVAPFPPPCLREQCAEASVRAAGEYMREVRGVEGQLRKQACRVGQEGIKLERERAYLERMLRSLRKDLLVNQKSVEERTLRPPTTETGRDGADSLLDCEKKQLSELKIQLEGALRDTLTQLQALSQCSKLLLECASERSCVLDLLPHSGYHSAGGRCTPSQVTMKPDPTGPYTPECKQAMESSSLALTQSQLLREQIRCLIGEAIAQQKSAHQLVNEGLVKKIAETVSLKQHLTLSSASARQAIYRKQRQLNCIQHSHGRALGPVSSGDLMSRERLDRPLVQVYQRHPGTQLPEAMHLIQGGAVVRQCLLSSGGELAQLRGTRLKLMEDMRGKGAAAQVDSSIVRLRRRLIDRRVMPSFFLQGTSA is encoded by the exons ATGGAGCCAGTCTCAATTGCATCGTTGACCATCGGGCCGCAGTCTTGGCGAGAAAAAACGAAGCATTCTATCAGTCTTGCGGAGAAACTGATACGGCAGTCCGATGCCAGAAAGTCCAGCTCTGCTAGTCCGTGTCGGCCACGCAGCTGCACATTAGGCCTACTTTCTCATGTGAATACTCCTGTCCCTTTGGaattaaatgaaactgaaaaaaactcaAGGAAGGACAGCGACAATGTCAATAATACACAATCAAGCTACAAGGTCAGACCAATGTCTACCGGGACTACG cgGTTCAATCTAGCCTCCGGTCCATTAGTtgccccctttcccccacccTGTTTGAGGGAGCAGTGCGCAGAGGCCAGTGTGAGGGCTGCTGGGGAGTACATGCGTGAAGtcagaggggtggaggggcagTTACGTAAACAGGCTTGCAGAGTTGGTCAGGAAGGCATAAagctagagagggagagggcatATTTGGAGAGAATGCTGAGATCCCTAAGGAAAGACCTCCTTGTGAACCAGAAAAGTGTGGAGGAGAGGACCCTGAGACCACCTACCACAGAGACG GGCAGAGATGGCGCAGACAGCCTGCTGGATTGCGAGAAGAAGCAGCTGTCTGAGCTGAAGATTCAGCTGGAGGGCGCACtgagagacacactcacacagctgcaA GCCCTCAGTCAGTGCAGTAAGCTGTTACTGGAGTGTGCTAGTGAGAGATCCTGTGTTTTGGATCTTCTCCCACACAGTGGATATCATTCAGCTGGCGGTCGCTGCACCCCTTCCCAAGTTACTATGAAACCCGACCCCACAGGACCCTACACCCCAG AATGTAAGCAGGCAATGGAATCTTCAAGCTTGGCCCTCACCCAATCACAGCTGCTCAGGGAGCAGATTCGCTGTTTGATTGGTGAGGCCATTGCACAGCAAAAATCAGCTCACCAATTGGTGAACGAAGGGCTGGTGAAGAAAATAGCCGAGACTGTCAGCCTGAAG CAACACCTCACACTCAGCTCAGCCTCAGCCAGGCAGGCCATTTACCGCAAGCAGAGACAGCTGAACTGCATTCAGCACAGCCATGGCAGAGCactg GGTCCTGTGTCCAGTGGAGATCTGATGTCCAGAGAAAGACTTGACAGGCCATTAGTGCAGGTCTACCAGCGACACCCTGGTACTCAGTTACCAGAAGCCATGCACCTCATACAG ggTGGCGCTGTGGTTCGGCAGTGTCTGCTGTCGTCCGGTGGGGAACTGGCTCAGCTGCGTGGCACTCGGCTGAAGTTAATGGAGGACATGCGAGGGAAGGGGGCGGCGGCCCAGGTGGACTCTTCCATCGTGAGGCTGCGCCGTCGCCTGATAGACCGTCGAGTCatgccttctttttttctacaaGGCACATCTGCATAG
- the LOC135263089 gene encoding protein Bouncer-like, whose amino-acid sequence MPRLIYLVLFLCLLPFAVPLYCFTCVFPTISPLDCIKFPQKCPPGQHCLSSTAVGNRGGFRVVLFEKSCVISSLCGITGEKYAMGINFTFTNECCNTNLCNGATSYTPSIWMGYPLYLLLYFSLVSW is encoded by the exons ATGCCCCGTCTAATTTATTTAGTACTTTTTCTTTGTCTGCTCCCGTTTGCTG TCCCTCTGTATTGCTTTACTTGTGTGTTTCCTACAATCTCTCCACTGGATTGCATTAAATTCCCGCAGAAGTGCCCTCCAGGCCAGCACTGTCTGTCAAGCACAGCAGTCGGCAACCGAG GAGGGTTCCGTGTGGTCCTGTTTGAGAAAAGCTGTGTTATCTCCTCTCTGTGCGGTATCACTGGAGAGAAGTATGCCATGGGCATAAACTTCACCTTCACCAATGAGTGCTGCAACACTAACCTGTGCAACGGGGCCACTTCCTACACACCTTCTATTTGGATGGGCTATCCACTCTATCTTCTCCTCTACTTCTCTCTTGTATCCTGGTGA